A region of the Dermacentor albipictus isolate Rhodes 1998 colony chromosome 4, USDA_Dalb.pri_finalv2, whole genome shotgun sequence genome:
CCCGTGATATAAATCACTGAGATCGCTCAGATCGCTCTTCCATCTTTCGCTGTCCCCACTCGTTCGGTTACACCGACGGTCAATGTAGGAAGAGGAACCTGCTCTGAAAAAGTTGCAATAGATAACACTGACGAGAGAACGGCCTTGGACGTAGCCCCTGCGCGAGCGAGAGGTGGCTTCACTGCACAAAGATAGCTTGCAAGTTGGCAAACCTATGCTCAACTCTAGCTCCCTGTGGGAGCCATATGCAGCAACTCTAATCGCCTGTACCCTCGCGCACTAAGACGTGTTTATAGGCTATTTATCCGCTGcatgctagcaagcgctggcgtggctaAGTGAAAGAGTAGGACTTCCACACAGCGGGCCTGGGTTCGATCTGGCcgggaactgtttttttttctcattccccaTGGTAGCTGCTAGGGACACCGGACACCggtggcggcggcgacggcggcggatACCATCGCCAACTGAAACGGCTATTTTAATGAGCCCGTGACCACTTGCGCCGCAAAAAAAGAAGTGCCTACTTTGTGCAGAGATGCACATTTAGGATAGCGCAAGAGGCTACAGCAAGTGCATGGCTCACAAAGACTGGGGCTTGTACCAGAGGACGGTATCGTACACCTCTCATCATGTCGAGCTGTCCGAAGTGCTGCAGTAGCAAACGTAGATGCCCCAAAAGAGCCCGTGGCATTTGTACCGCAAACGCTTCGTGGCGTTCAGGAGGTCCTTCATCTCTCCGGCAGCCACAGGGTGGGCGTAGATAGCCGTTTTGAAGTCGCACAGCGAGGACATCTTCGGATCGTAGGCTCCAAACAGATGCCTTCGAGCGACACCAGCGCGTTCGGCGCACATTCCGGTTAGAAACATGTCTTCCATGAGAAAAGGCTTGACGTGGCCGGTAGTTCTGTAAAGTAAACCCACCACACGACCTCCTATAACGTACATGCCGCCAGTGATGAAGTCTGGCGCCACATCTTTGGGGAAGTCTTCGTAAGGAATGTACCACTTGCTGTCTCGGTTGCGCTGCGGAATGGAGCCATGTCTGATCTCGCCGTAGATGGAGTCCTCGAATTGCCCGTCCATAGCCATGTAGAAGTTACTCAGGTTCGGCAAAGAGTCGTCGTCAATTTTGACTAGAAATCTGGCCTGCGGACAGTGAACCGTTGCCCACCGAAGCATCATTACAGCTTTGAGCGATAGGTTTTGGTAGGCGTCCCAGAAGTTCTCTTGCACAATATCCCCGTAGCGCTGTGACTCGATCTCTAAGGCGCTCTGCCAACTTTACGGTGCTGGGTTTGCCGAAGATGAAAAGCAGCCTGTTTCTCGAGGACTTCTTTGCGTCCCTAGCCCATGTGTGCCTGATAGCCTGGCGAGCTTCGGCATGTCCTGCTGCTGAGAAGACGAGAAACAGGTAGTCTATGGGCACGTGGGGCAAGCACACATTCTGCGGGTTGATGAGATACTTGTTTGGTTTGTTGTACCGCCGCTTCGTATGGAGGCTCGTGTTGGCGACGTTAGTACTTGGGAACCATCGCAATGGCACATCTGATGTAGTTACGCTAGTGAGTGGAGTGGGAAGTTGAAATATGTATATAATCAGCGTTAAAATTACAGCTCCTGCCATTACATCGATGAGAGTTTTGGTGACGCGTCTTTGTCGTTGCAGGAGAAACACctggaagagagaaaaaggaaagtaATTTCAAACGGAGCTTCGAAGGACTCGACTAAATCATTCATAATGCTGAAACGTTACTGTGATCTCAAAGCTTGTCGCAGATTGGCTTTCTCATGCTGATGCATTACTTGCAGACTTACGACAGACTTGGCAAAGATGTATAAAATTTAGTACTGAAAACCGTATTTATAGAAAGCACTAGGGAAAGGTGCACCAGAACAACGCACGTACGGCGCCGTGAATACAGCTTGTTGTAAAAGAGATTCGAGGAATATTGCGTTTCTGGGCACGCAAATGATCATGATGTTTATTGgagtcccctttgaaacaggggaCCGTGAAGTGGTGACCTAGCCTGTTTTACTTAATGAGGTTTAGCTGCATCTGTTGCAGCCTAGAATTTAGCCGACCTCTTTCTtgaatctttctttcttccttaaaACATCTCTTTATCTTGTAGTGTTGGTTATGGTTGTAAGGTCTTTGGTTCTAACAACCTATTCTACATcctttcttccaccaatactgtAAATGTATCTTGGTTGTCTCGACTTCTGAGAAGTtaatgcttccgtccactttgaATCTCAGCGCTTCTGGGTAATGGACGTTTCCTAAGGATCTTGCTGGGAAGATAACATAGCCGCAGGTGCCTGGAGAAGGACTTTTCCCGCGATTTGAAAATTGATATGCGATCATCGTGTCAGTAGCCACGTAAGGGCGCTAATTAGATAGATTCGCTATTTTTCTTAAATAACGAGACAGCAAAATACAACAAATAACTTGTTTTCCGACATGCTTCGTTCACGATAATATGGTtactaaaaaataaaataattatctTGAGCGCTCTATTTTGAGCAATTTTTGGCTGTCTCTGAAGAAAAACCACGCATATCTCCCTCAGGAACTTCACGAAATCATGCTTTATTGCATCGTGCTCGAGAATATCCCATAACCATTACCTGTCTGCGTTGTCCTAAGCTTTCtaaatatctagaaatgctatccataaaggtCCCTTCTTAGCTATTAAAATCTCTATGCCCTGAAACAGTACAAATAGATACTCTAAATGTCTCATTCTGTAGTGCGTCCCAGGCAGCCTCTATGTCCTCCTCGTCCACCGACCCGCAGTGACATCTGGCTGCAAGAATCACAGCTGTACGCTTGTACAGACAATTAATACATCGCATCCCTGGTAATTTCTGTGTAGATGCCCAAGAGTTatcttgttattatttttttttcggcagacCGTGACATGCGTGCAAGAGCTAGCTTTTGGCATGTGGACAACACGCAATAGGTAAGCAAGTTCCTGCTTAGTGTAGTCCGACCTCCTtgccccttttttttctcgtgctaTATAACTATATTATATTTACTATCATAGAAACGAACGAGCCAGGTAGCATGAATTTCCAGCCTTGGTATTTGTGCTAAGAACTAGGTTGGCTACATACAAATAATCGCATaaggttaaaaaaagaagagcatgAGAGATTACAACACTTTTCTGTATGACCCTATTCTTTATAACACTTCTGTGTTGCTGCATTGATCTTCAAAAAACGAAGAATTATGGACCACTGACATTTGGTTCTTGATGGATTGCGTGTTTAAAGAAGGAGGAgaaggaagaggaaagaaagaaaggtagggaggtcaaccagatgcatgtctggtttgctaccctacaaggGAGAAAAGGTtcaagagaagaaaagaaaggatagTGAGGGAAGAATGTACTATCAGTGTGAATAAGTGCGGTTGTCCATCACTTCACGCCAACAaccggtcactgaggccagttgATTTCATGAATCGTAGCAATGCCCGCGTTGCTTTGTAAGCCAACGACGCGTGGAACCATGGTCCAAAAATATTTTTCTCTGAACATAGTCTGCTGTCTAATCGGTTTAACATACTTAGAATAACGTTGCATTTGATGTCGTAAAGATTACAAAAAGTAAAGACAGTTCCACGCCGTGAAAGTcgtcaaaacagcgaagctggtggttGTTTTCGCAAGTTTGAACTCGTGTTCAGCGCGATTTTCACGAAAATTTTTGTCTCTTTGTCGTCGTCGAGCTTCGGTTCCGGGTTGCGCACACGCTTCAGATTGTGTGAGGTTGCGATCGAAGCACAGCATATcgcacaccttgcagctgtggctgCACTCATGGTCGAAGAATTTATACCAAAATATTAAGTGCCCTGAGAGCCCTAAACTTTAACTCCGTGTCTGAGCCCCCgcttggcgatatcttaaacatgGTCTTTAATAAGTATTACGGAGGAATCATACGATTCTGCtcggtcccaagccatgttgggataccagggaatgaagcagcagatcaAAGCGCATCCATGGCAGAACATAACACTTCCATAGAGAGACAGTATCGGGGCGATTCGTAAGGCGCTAGCATAAAATGGCAAGAAGAATGGAACTCGTGCATAAATAACGAGTTATATATGACTAAACCCCTGcttggcgagtggaaatcattCAGCCACCAAGTGAGCGGTTCTATGAGGCGATTTTATGttgacttcgaattggacacatgCATCTAACACACAACTTTCTATTTCGAAAAGAAAACCAACCAACTTGCGAGAAATGTCATGATTTGCTTACAGTAAACCACATCATTATGTCATGTCAACATATTGAAGCACAAAGGCGGAAACATTTCAATGACTTGTATCACTTGCACATACCTTTACAGCCTTCCTTAACATTTGACGATGAGCCgctagtgccattcactaactTGTTCAAGTTTTTAGATGAAACAGGATATTTACATCGACTTTAGGTTAACGCAGCTATTGCTGCCTTAGCATTGCATCTTGTACTatcctgtgactggcgcagcatggccttagtcgcttttgtgCCATTAAACTTGAATGAGCTAACAACACGTGCTCGATCAtctcttcacagttgcatgaGTCATAGATAGGTGTGTCGGACCTTTCACTAAGGAATGAGCGGGCTTTCGTAAAATCCACCCCTAACCAAAAGCGgtacagtaaagttgcatcatgGCGGTAGAAGTGCGATGTAATCTGCAACTTCAATGTAGGATCCAGTCAGTGGAGATGATAGTTTGAGAAAAACGAGGTGGTCGAGGAAGTTTCAGTCGTGGTTTGAGCAAGTACACGAAAATGCTTCGCAACGTCTGTATGATAAGGATATAGGAACTGTCAGGATGTCTTTATGGGCTGACCGGGCGGCATTATCAGCAAGATCATTACCGACCATGCCACAGTGCCccggaagccattggaagatgatgCTATGCCCGTTTAAGAAGGCTTGATGGAGAACCTCTCGAGTCTCCAACACCACTTGCTCATGCCTCTTGCGTTgtaaggctgactgcagactctgaagggctgccttggaatcacaaaaAACGATTTACTTTCGTAATTTTGGTTCTGCGATGTAATAACAGCAGCACGTACGGCGGCAAGTTCTGTGGCCGTGGTGGTCGTTATGCGGCATACTTTGAACTTCATTGCGACTTGTGAGGCCGGGATGATAACAACGCCTGTGGAGCGGGTGGCTGAGACAGATGTATTGGTTTAAATGTGCGATCTTCGTTCATATGCCCCGTATAGTAATGACAATGTCAACTGTCATACAGTCACTGTGGAATGATGGTCTTCTTCCCAATTCCTGGAATCGTGAGGTGTATCTGTGGCAGTTTTGGGCACCACAGGGGTAATAGTGGTCTTGCTGCCTGTGTAAAACCCGATGGAAGGCAACCTTAATGTGTCACAACAACTGTGTAAAGTGTGGCTTGTGGTCTTTGCGCCGGCAAAGCAGAAATATAGTGACTCGGTACGCGACACAGATGTCGAATATGTGCTCTGAGGTTGTGAACTGTGATGCATGTTGGCATCAAGCAGTCTCTAGCAATTATGATTGTTGCATGAGTCGAGGCTCATCGTGGTAGACCAAGGAATGTCCGTAGAGCCTGGTCTTGTAAGCATTCGAGGGTGTGAATATTTGTGCTGTATGTGTTCGCCGAAATCGGTGAGCTTCACCGTAAAAAGCCCAGAATATAGTGTTCTGTACAGCTGCAGCACGGACCGTACCCACGTGCCCCAATTTTTCCCGTACAGGAACTTCATTATATGCACAATTGAAATTAGCCTATCGCCTATTTCGCCAATCGAAATTAGTCTATCTCACAAGACTATCGCCTTGTGGGACGCCACCGTATGTATAATAGTTGGCAGTCGGGCTATATTTGGCCTGCACAGCAAAGGACCTTCTCGTCAAATGGTCGCCGATCCACTGAAACATTAGACCACCGATTCCAACAGCCTCTAATGACTCGATGGTCGCTTCATGTGTGACATTATCGTACACCCATTTCATATCAAGAAACAGCGCCACTGACATGTGCTTGTGGTATTTTTGTTGTTGTATGAACGTTGTGAGgtcaataacattgcctacagatGACCTGCCTTGCCAAAAGTCTGTCATGGAATCAGGATGCACATGGTGGCGTGTAAGGATCATGTTTTGCAATACTTTCCCTATGCAACTTGCCAGGCAATACGGTGTAGCTTAAATTGAGAGCAGTCAATTCTTCGTACTGCGTTCAACGATGGTGAATTCTTTAGCCCCCTTATCCGCGAGTAAGTCGGAATAAGGTCACTTCTATGTGCTTCTATGTCCGAAAACCACTGCACTTGTGAACTGAAGCATCGTGATACTAAAGTCAAATTGAGGCGACTACTGTACTTGAGGCCACGCAACTACGTAGGACTGTCATCATTCATGATACAAAAGTCGTGATCAGAGGCTAATGACACCAGATTTCTGCCTCTAGAAATGATTTTCGGGCTACTCCAGAGCAAGTGATGCGCGGTTATAATCCAAGTACCACTGGTCTGTAACAATATGGCTCGCAATCTATCGCGTTCAAATAATCCTGACAGGGATAAATAGACGCCAATGAGTGTGAATGACACTTGCTTCTTTCTTACACGTAGGCAGACATATTGATTGGCATCCTGT
Encoded here:
- the LOC139059545 gene encoding beta-1,3-galactosyltransferase 1-like, with protein sequence MAMDGQFEDSIYGEIRHGSIPQRNRDSKWYIPYEDFPKDVAPDFITGGMYVIGGRVVGLLYRTTGHVKPFLMEDMFLTGMCAERAGVARRHLFGAYDPKMSSLCDFKTAIYAHPVAAGEMKDLLNATKRLRYKCHGLFWGIYVCYCSTSDSST